The DNA sequence AGGGGGAGCTCCCGCAGCGTTATCGGGTGTCATGTGCAGGCTGCTTCCCGGTGTGCGCGGGATATTCACCGCCGGGGACGTGACAGCAGCGCTCAGGCCAAAAAATTACCACTTCCCACCCACCCGCCTTGTCTGCGTGGAAAACACCCACAACCGCGGCGGCGGAAGCATCTGGCCCATCGGGCAGATAAGGGAGGTCGCCGAAGTTGCCCGCGAGAACGGTCTCAGGCTGCATCTCGACGGCGCCCGCATATGGAACGCCTCGGCGGCGGCTGGGATACCGGAGCGTGAGTACGCGCAGTATTTCGATTCGGTGAGCGTCTGCTTCTCGAAAGGGCTGGGAGCGCCGGTCGGCTCTGCTCTCACAGGGTCTAAGGAATTCATCGAGCGGGCACGGAGATTCCGCAAACAGTTCGGCGGTGGCATGCGCCAGGCGGGAATTATCGCCGCCGGTGCGCTCCATGCCCTCGAAAACCACCGTGCACGGCTCGTCGATGACCATGCAAACGCACGGCTTTTCGCGGAGGGGATTCAGACGATTCCCGGCATCGAGCTCGAAATGTCGCATGTCGAAACCAACATCGTCGCCTTCCGGGTGACGTCCATGCCCGCGGCAGACCTCGTGCTGA is a window from the bacterium genome containing:
- the ltaE gene encoding low-specificity L-threonine aldolase → MIDLRSDTVTKPTQAMREAMAHAEVGDDVLGDDPTVNALEKRTAEILGKEAAVYMPSGTMTNQVAIRAHTEAGDEVLMDVNAHVYFYEGGAPAALSGVMCRLLPGVRGIFTAGDVTAALRPKNYHFPPTRLVCVENTHNRGGGSIWPIGQIREVAEVARENGLRLHLDGARIWNASAAAGIPEREYAQYFDSVSVCFSKGLGAPVGSALTGSKEFIERARRFRKQFGGGMRQAGIIAAGALHALENHRARLVDDHANARLFAEGIQTIPGIELEMSHVETNIVAFRVTSMPAADLVLKLKSAGVLVLANAVDRIRAVTHLDVTKEDVNEAVKVIQQIFS